In Serratia marcescens subsp. marcescens ATCC 13880, a single genomic region encodes these proteins:
- a CDS encoding LysR substrate-binding domain-containing protein produces MDKLNRMAVFATVVAEGSLAGAARRLGMTPSAVSQHMRSLEKALGVPLLHRSTRRLALTEAGAAFYPGCEAMLQQALQAEQRLAELRDTLVGELRIATPVGIGGRSLAEALSPLLQAHPKLTLRVLADDRIVDMIEQRVDIALRANRQLADANMIAHPLTAWPMVLCAAPRYLSQHGVPEKPQDLVQHRWISSGYSGAHLDLLHQSGQQVKLRLAEGQIVSESMNVMRAFTRAGLGISAQPLYEIGDELQRGELLLLLPEWRPAALRLHALTLERNVPEKSRQALRYLRDYFRRNGEKGLASGGDGVFN; encoded by the coding sequence GTGGATAAACTCAATCGAATGGCGGTATTCGCCACCGTGGTGGCGGAGGGCTCGCTGGCCGGTGCGGCGCGGCGTCTGGGCATGACGCCGTCGGCGGTCAGCCAGCACATGCGCTCGCTGGAGAAGGCGCTTGGGGTGCCGTTGCTGCATCGTTCCACCCGCCGTCTGGCGCTGACCGAGGCGGGAGCGGCGTTCTATCCCGGCTGCGAGGCGATGCTGCAACAGGCGCTGCAGGCGGAGCAGCGGTTGGCTGAGCTGCGGGATACGCTGGTGGGTGAGCTGCGCATCGCCACCCCGGTCGGCATCGGCGGCCGCTCGTTGGCGGAGGCGCTGTCGCCGCTGTTGCAGGCGCATCCCAAGCTCACGCTGCGCGTGCTGGCGGACGATCGCATCGTCGATATGATAGAACAGCGGGTCGACATTGCGCTGCGGGCCAACCGGCAGCTGGCTGACGCCAATATGATCGCGCATCCGCTGACGGCGTGGCCGATGGTGCTGTGCGCCGCACCGCGCTACCTCAGCCAGCATGGGGTGCCGGAAAAACCGCAGGATTTGGTACAGCACCGTTGGATTTCCAGCGGCTACAGCGGGGCGCATCTGGATTTGCTGCACCAGTCCGGCCAGCAGGTCAAGCTGCGGCTGGCGGAAGGGCAGATCGTCAGCGAGAGCATGAACGTGATGCGCGCTTTTACCCGCGCCGGGCTGGGCATTTCCGCTCAGCCGCTGTATGAAATTGGCGACGAACTGCAGCGCGGCGAGCTGTTGCTGCTGTTGCCGGAGTGGCGGCCGGCGGCGCTCCGGCTGCATGCGCTGACGCTCGAGCGCAATGTGCCGGAAAAAAGCCGCCAGGCGCTGCGCTATTTGCGCGACTATTTTCGCCGCAATGGCGAAAAGGGACTTGCCAGCGGTGGCGATGGCGTCTTCAATTAG
- a CDS encoding DUF1289 domain-containing protein — protein MAQQLEFFDIPSPCRGICQADDRGFCRGCLRSREERFGWMNMSDAQKREVLRLCRQRFLRLQRANKAPDEPLPEQPSLF, from the coding sequence GTGGCGCAGCAGCTTGAGTTTTTCGACATCCCCAGCCCGTGTCGCGGCATTTGCCAGGCCGACGATCGTGGATTCTGCCGTGGCTGCCTGCGCAGCCGCGAGGAGCGTTTCGGCTGGATGAACATGAGCGATGCGCAAAAGCGCGAGGTGCTGCGCCTGTGCCGTCAACGCTTCCTGCGGCTGCAGCGCGCCAATAAAGCGCCCGACGAGCCACTGCCGGAGCAACCGTCGCTGTTTTAA
- a CDS encoding aldo/keto reductase, whose product MVERIRLAPQGPEFSRMICGYWRLMEWGMSPQQLLTFIEQHVELGVTTADHADIYGGYACEQAFGDALRLKPALRQSLELVTKCGIATTAKPGNPIGHYITDRDHIVQSAEQSLRHLHTDYLDLLLIHRPDPLMDADDVAEAFVALHKSGKVRHFGVSNFTPAQFQLLQSRLPFTLATNQVEISPIHQPAILDGTLDQCQQLRIKPMAWSCLGGGRLFNDAEFQPLRDELQRVAQEIGAETIEQVVYAWVMRLPSSPLPIIGSGKIERVRSALKAQKLVLSRQQWFRIRKAALGYDVP is encoded by the coding sequence ATGGTAGAACGTATTCGTCTCGCGCCGCAGGGGCCTGAATTTTCCCGCATGATTTGCGGTTACTGGCGGTTGATGGAGTGGGGCATGTCGCCGCAGCAACTGCTGACGTTCATCGAACAGCATGTCGAACTGGGCGTCACCACCGCCGATCACGCCGATATCTACGGCGGCTATGCCTGCGAACAGGCGTTCGGCGACGCGCTGCGCCTGAAGCCGGCGCTGCGTCAGTCGCTGGAATTGGTGACCAAGTGCGGCATCGCCACCACCGCCAAGCCCGGCAACCCGATCGGCCACTACATCACCGACCGCGATCATATCGTGCAGAGCGCGGAACAGTCGCTGCGCCATCTGCATACCGATTACCTCGATCTGCTGCTGATCCACCGCCCGGATCCGTTGATGGACGCTGACGACGTGGCCGAAGCCTTCGTTGCGTTGCACAAAAGCGGCAAGGTGCGCCATTTCGGCGTCTCCAACTTTACGCCCGCGCAGTTCCAACTGCTGCAGTCGCGTCTGCCGTTCACGCTGGCGACCAACCAGGTGGAGATCTCGCCGATTCACCAACCGGCCATTCTCGACGGCACGCTTGACCAGTGCCAGCAACTGCGCATCAAGCCGATGGCTTGGTCCTGCCTGGGCGGCGGGCGCCTGTTCAACGACGCCGAGTTTCAGCCGCTGCGCGACGAGCTGCAGCGGGTGGCGCAAGAGATCGGCGCGGAGACCATCGAGCAGGTGGTGTACGCCTGGGTGATGCGCCTGCCGTCGTCGCCGTTGCCAATCATCGGCTCCGGCAAGATTGAGCGGGTGCGTTCGGCGCTCAAGGCGCAGAAACTGGTGCTGAGCCGCCAGCAGTGGTTCCGCATTCGCAAGGCGGCGCTGGGGTATGATGTGCCCTAA